A genomic stretch from Desulfotignum balticum DSM 7044 includes:
- a CDS encoding glycyl-radical enzyme activating protein: MEKGIIFDIKNFSIHDGPGIRTTVFLKGCPLRCLWCSNPESQKVRPELMMYPEKCVGCGKCVEVCPTGAAEATQTIREKCKGCGKCVEVCEAEARKLIGRWATSEDIVEEVAKDKIFYDESDGGVTLSGGEVVMQPKFATEIFKMCQEQGIHTVLDTTGYCKWEIFSEIIRYVDLVYFDNKCIIPEQHMKLTGVDNGMILTNLKKMDEVGKPFSVRMPIIPSLNDSEEILQATGEFLRELKSNFTVFLLPFHAYGASKYERLDLTYKLGKQKNLGKEKLEPIKNILEEYGLKVQLQ; this comes from the coding sequence ATGGAAAAAGGAATAATTTTCGATATAAAAAACTTTTCGATCCACGATGGCCCAGGAATAAGAACAACTGTCTTTTTGAAAGGTTGCCCGCTTCGATGCCTTTGGTGCAGTAATCCGGAATCGCAAAAAGTGCGACCAGAGTTAATGATGTACCCTGAAAAGTGTGTTGGTTGCGGTAAATGCGTTGAGGTTTGTCCAACAGGAGCAGCAGAGGCTACCCAAACCATCAGGGAAAAGTGCAAGGGCTGCGGCAAATGCGTAGAAGTCTGTGAGGCCGAGGCAAGGAAGCTTATAGGAAGATGGGCGACATCCGAGGATATTGTTGAAGAAGTTGCGAAGGACAAGATTTTTTATGATGAATCCGATGGGGGAGTAACTTTGAGTGGAGGGGAGGTTGTTATGCAGCCGAAATTTGCCACTGAAATTTTTAAGATGTGCCAGGAGCAAGGTATTCATACTGTACTGGATACAACCGGCTACTGTAAATGGGAAATTTTTTCGGAAATAATAAGATATGTAGACCTGGTCTATTTCGATAACAAATGTATCATTCCGGAACAGCATATGAAGCTAACTGGGGTAGACAATGGGATGATTTTAACGAATCTAAAAAAGATGGATGAAGTAGGAAAACCTTTTTCCGTCAGAATGCCAATAATTCCAAGCCTTAATGATTCTGAAGAAATATTGCAAGCTACAGGAGAGTTTTTACGGGAATTAAAATCAAATTTTACTGTGTTCCTTTTGCCGTTTCATGCATACGGCGCTTCAAAATACGAGAGATTGGATCTTACCTATAAGCTTGGAAAACAAAAAAACCTGGGTAAAGAAAAATTAGAGCCGATAAAAAATATACTAGAAGAATATGGATTGAAAGTCCAACTGCAGTAA
- a CDS encoding glycyl radical protein yields MKATTTKVKNIGNIVPLEKESILRCMEEISDPVGARNWSYDPEIVEDIKKLEIGPRLAGLREEVRVTTPQLYIKDRSKPVLESYKETEGEDPGIRQSKALAKVLREIPVNIRPGELIVGALTKTPRGAAWFPEIVDWLIDEIDEVSERAWNPFLISEEDKKYYLEEVHPYFKDRCSLSRIQKQLPNELKEKYPYGLWTNGISQEGHIGHIIVTDRQRLLNGICWYKERALELMEKADKCDPQYPDKRLFWKGTVIVCDAVRDFAHRYAEEARNLAKVEKDAKRKAELEKIAEICDWVPWNPPRTFHEALQAAWFIYLIYYLETNMTAQSPGRIDQKFYSWFKKEVVDDKTLSIEEAKELLGCYWLKVAENSKINSEVESRWRTGNVMFQSITLGGTDKNGQSAVNELSYLALKVEDHMHLDQPNVGVWVHDNVPDDFLEESAKVVARGGGKPMFMGVKSRVKHFMDVAGLPEDAAMQYDSLGCSFMWNPYYPHYDHSNDIVPGKALELALNNGADRKTGKQIGPQTGDPRKFRRMEDVVKAWEAQTAYAMQCTCIHANTIHKVWQEYLRVPYTSMLLGTCLTDGKDIVNGGSGGFNNSPIVSIGSVNVINSFAALEKIVFNEKKVTMAEVIDALDKNFEGFEELQKLLLNAPKYGNDDDVVDKWIRPHQYFITEELLKYPMRSGRQRKHPGWEHLSASVLFGWMTGALPDGRKAGVPFAEGGVSPMQGTDTSGPTGSMRSAAKWDYVSMLNCIYNQRYHPTALESDEDIKKFTTLVKTYLNRMGDNGGQHLQCNVVSSETLRKAQRDPEKYRDLTVRVAGYTAYFTEIAEDLQEDLIARTEYSEVA; encoded by the coding sequence ATGAAGGCAACGACAACGAAGGTAAAAAATATCGGAAATATAGTACCGCTTGAAAAAGAAAGCATATTGCGGTGTATGGAGGAGATTAGTGATCCGGTAGGTGCCAGAAACTGGAGCTATGATCCGGAAATAGTCGAAGATATTAAAAAGCTGGAGATAGGCCCGAGACTTGCTGGGCTCCGGGAAGAAGTCAGGGTTACCACGCCCCAGTTATATATTAAAGATAGATCCAAACCTGTGCTGGAAAGCTATAAGGAAACAGAAGGCGAGGACCCGGGAATAAGACAGTCAAAAGCGCTGGCAAAAGTCCTGCGAGAGATTCCGGTAAACATAAGGCCAGGCGAATTAATTGTGGGTGCTCTTACCAAAACCCCCAGAGGCGCTGCATGGTTTCCTGAAATTGTTGATTGGCTTATCGATGAAATAGACGAAGTTTCCGAAAGGGCTTGGAATCCATTTTTGATTTCCGAGGAAGATAAAAAATATTACCTGGAGGAAGTGCATCCATACTTTAAGGATAGGTGTAGCTTAAGCAGAATCCAAAAACAATTGCCGAACGAACTTAAAGAAAAATATCCGTATGGTTTGTGGACCAACGGTATTTCGCAGGAAGGGCATATAGGCCATATCATCGTTACGGATCGGCAAAGGTTGTTAAATGGGATTTGCTGGTACAAAGAAAGAGCTCTGGAACTAATGGAAAAGGCGGATAAATGCGATCCGCAATACCCTGACAAGCGTTTGTTCTGGAAAGGTACTGTTATTGTCTGCGATGCGGTGCGGGACTTTGCGCACAGGTATGCGGAAGAAGCGCGCAACTTGGCCAAAGTTGAAAAAGACGCTAAAAGAAAGGCAGAGCTAGAAAAAATAGCTGAAATATGCGATTGGGTGCCCTGGAATCCTCCTCGCACATTCCACGAAGCATTGCAGGCCGCCTGGTTTATTTACCTGATTTATTACCTTGAAACCAATATGACAGCCCAGTCCCCCGGAAGAATCGACCAAAAATTCTATTCCTGGTTCAAAAAGGAAGTTGTTGACGATAAGACGCTCTCCATAGAAGAAGCCAAAGAGTTGCTCGGATGCTATTGGCTGAAGGTAGCCGAAAACTCGAAAATCAATTCAGAGGTCGAATCCAGATGGAGAACTGGCAACGTGATGTTTCAAAGTATCACTCTGGGTGGAACCGACAAAAACGGTCAAAGCGCGGTCAATGAACTCAGCTACTTAGCATTGAAGGTTGAGGATCACATGCATTTGGATCAGCCCAATGTTGGCGTATGGGTGCACGATAACGTTCCGGATGATTTTCTGGAAGAGTCCGCCAAGGTCGTTGCCCGTGGGGGGGGGAAGCCCATGTTTATGGGCGTTAAAAGCAGAGTGAAGCACTTTATGGATGTGGCAGGCCTTCCTGAAGATGCAGCCATGCAATACGATTCACTTGGCTGCAGCTTTATGTGGAACCCCTACTACCCCCATTACGATCACTCAAATGATATTGTACCGGGCAAAGCTTTGGAACTGGCACTCAATAACGGGGCAGACCGAAAGACAGGAAAGCAGATTGGCCCTCAAACAGGCGATCCCAGAAAATTCAGAAGAATGGAGGACGTAGTAAAGGCCTGGGAGGCACAAACTGCCTATGCAATGCAATGCACCTGCATTCATGCCAACACGATCCACAAAGTTTGGCAAGAGTATTTGCGAGTTCCATACACTTCAATGTTGTTAGGCACCTGTTTGACGGATGGAAAAGATATTGTCAACGGAGGCTCCGGAGGCTTTAATAACAGTCCTATCGTATCCATAGGATCTGTTAATGTCATCAACTCCTTTGCAGCCTTGGAAAAGATAGTGTTTAACGAAAAGAAAGTCACCATGGCCGAAGTTATAGATGCCCTGGATAAAAACTTTGAAGGATTCGAAGAACTTCAGAAGCTGCTGTTGAATGCCCCGAAGTACGGCAACGACGATGATGTGGTAGATAAATGGATTCGGCCGCATCAATATTTTATCACGGAAGAATTGCTAAAATATCCGATGCGTTCCGGAAGACAGCGGAAGCACCCGGGTTGGGAGCACTTATCAGCCAGTGTGCTATTTGGATGGATGACAGGCGCGTTGCCCGACGGCAGGAAAGCAGGGGTGCCTTTTGCCGAGGGGGGAGTTTCGCCTATGCAGGGAACAGACACCTCAGGACCAACCGGTTCCATGCGGTCTGCAGCCAAGTGGGATTATGTCAGCATGCTGAACTGTATATACAACCAGAGGTACCATCCTACAGCCCTTGAAAGCGACGAGGACATTAAAAAATTCACCACATTGGTCAAAACCTACCTGAATCGAATGGGTGATAATGGAGGACAACATCTTCAATGCAATGTGGTTTCTTCGGAAACCCTTAGGAAGGCCCAGAGGGATCCGGAGAAATATAGAGATTTAACCGTCAGAGTGGCGGGCTACACCGCTTACTTTACGGAGATCGCCGAGGACCTCCAGGAAGACTTGATAGCAAGGACGGAGTATTCGGAAGTCGCTTGA